In the Flavobacterium pallidum genome, one interval contains:
- a CDS encoding RNA polymerase sigma factor, giving the protein MEKGCASPVRFARVVSIRGRNFARIRIFAIKSRRGYGLRNIFIFGKILSVALHFNDIYKEHHRRVYNFCLNYLQSLEDAEEVTQDVFVRIHLKLHTFNNQSQLSTWIYRICVNCCIDFLKAKKRKKRFGFLTSLFYEDSSEIRHEVGDFNHPGVALEQKEAVAALFAHIDTLPFNQKTVLLLSKIEQKSQKEIAAVMDISEKAVESLLHRAKENLHKKINTRE; this is encoded by the coding sequence GTGGAAAAAGGATGTGCTTCGCCAGTTCGCTTCGCTCGTGTCGTTTCCATCCGGGGCAGGAACTTCGCCCGGATCCGGATTTTTGCCATTAAATCACGAAGAGGCTACGGTTTAAGAAATATTTTTATCTTCGGAAAAATATTAAGCGTCGCATTGCATTTCAACGACATCTACAAAGAACACCACCGCAGGGTGTACAATTTCTGCCTGAATTACCTCCAAAGCCTTGAAGATGCTGAGGAAGTAACGCAGGATGTATTTGTCCGGATCCACCTCAAATTGCATACGTTCAATAACCAATCGCAACTGTCAACCTGGATTTACCGCATTTGTGTAAACTGCTGCATCGATTTCCTGAAGGCCAAAAAAAGAAAAAAGCGGTTCGGCTTCCTGACTTCGTTATTTTATGAAGACAGCAGTGAAATCCGGCATGAGGTCGGGGATTTCAATCATCCGGGCGTAGCATTGGAACAAAAAGAGGCCGTCGCTGCATTATTTGCGCATATCGATACACTGCCATTCAACCAGAAAACGGTTTTGCTTCTGAGTAAAATCGAACAGAAATCCCAAAAGGAAATAGCTGCAGTCATGGACATTTCCGAAAAGGCCGTTGAATCGCTTTTGCACAGGGCAAAAGAAAATCTGCATAAAAAAATCAATACGCGCGAATGA
- a CDS encoding porin family protein: protein MRLLKILCLFVAATAFSQEQPPVKVQDTTFFTKVDSLYREDQFYFSVTYNLLQHKPPGFSLNGFSTGISMGFLRDMPINKRRTYAIAAGLGISYNKYHNNLLVTESGGGHNYEILEDVSYSKNKLEQVFLDLPIEFRWRNSTPESHKFYRIYAGFKVRYLLMNKTKFVGDETITVFKNKDFNQIQVGPYVATGFNTWNFHVYYGLTPLFKSAQVNGKPIEMRTLNFGLMFYIL from the coding sequence ATGCGCCTTTTAAAAATCCTATGCCTGTTCGTTGCAGCAACCGCTTTTTCGCAGGAACAACCGCCTGTAAAAGTCCAGGACACGACCTTTTTTACCAAAGTCGATTCGCTTTACAGGGAAGACCAGTTTTATTTTTCGGTTACTTATAATTTATTGCAGCACAAGCCTCCGGGTTTTTCGCTGAATGGGTTTTCAACGGGCATCAGCATGGGGTTCCTGCGCGACATGCCCATCAACAAAAGGCGGACCTATGCGATTGCCGCAGGACTTGGGATCTCTTATAACAAATACCACAACAACCTTTTGGTCACCGAAAGCGGTGGCGGCCACAATTACGAAATCCTGGAAGATGTCAGTTACTCGAAAAACAAATTGGAGCAGGTCTTCCTAGACCTTCCGATTGAATTCCGCTGGAGGAATTCGACACCGGAAAGCCATAAATTTTACAGGATTTATGCAGGTTTCAAAGTGCGTTATCTTTTGATGAACAAGACGAAATTTGTCGGCGATGAGACCATTACTGTTTTTAAGAATAAAGATTTCAACCAGATCCAGGTGGGGCCTTACGTCGCGACGGGTTTCAACACGTGGAATTTCCATGTATATTATGGACTGACGCCACTTTTCAAATCTGCCCAGGTCAATGGCAAACCTATAGAAATGAGGACATTGAATTTCGGTTTGATGTTTTACATCCTATAA
- the rpoN gene encoding RNA polymerase factor sigma-54 — protein MLKQFLNLKLSQKLSPQQIQVMKLIQLPTQAFEQRLLEELNDNPALEAGKEEPEIPADEYETEEYEDFDDNETDHADEEINIDEYLNDDTPDYKTQANNYSDDDEERESPLAEPISFHQDLINQLNTFILNDDERDIAEFLVGSIDDTGYIRRSIPDMVDDMAFTQGIYTDEKTVEKILHIIHQLEPAGVGARDLQECLLLQLKQKTPTQEVALAIDILEQQFDAFSHKYYDKLMQKFGVTSAELKNAIHLIEKLNPKPGGSYASRVTENIVPDFTIRIVDGELQLTLNGRNAPSLHVSKDYQEMMQTYKESRDKSTAQRDAVQFIKHKLDSAKWFIDAIRQRQETLLVTMNAIMHYQKDYFLEGDEAALKPMILKDIADMVGLDISTISRVANSKYVETPYGTKLIKEFFSEGLTNDQGEEVSTIEIRKILREIIDEEDKDKPLNDDLLAEILKEKGYLIARRTIAKYREQLDIPVARMRRKI, from the coding sequence ATGCTCAAGCAGTTCCTAAATCTGAAACTTTCCCAAAAGTTATCACCGCAGCAAATACAGGTGATGAAACTGATCCAATTGCCAACCCAGGCTTTTGAGCAACGGCTGTTGGAGGAACTCAACGACAATCCGGCATTGGAAGCAGGAAAGGAAGAACCTGAAATTCCTGCCGATGAATATGAAACGGAAGAATACGAGGATTTCGATGACAATGAAACCGACCATGCCGATGAAGAAATCAACATCGATGAATACCTGAACGACGATACGCCTGATTACAAAACCCAGGCCAATAATTACAGCGATGACGACGAAGAGCGTGAATCGCCATTGGCCGAACCAATCAGTTTCCATCAGGATTTAATCAACCAGCTCAATACTTTTATTCTCAATGATGATGAGCGCGACATTGCGGAATTCCTCGTGGGAAGTATAGATGATACGGGTTATATCCGCAGGAGTATCCCGGATATGGTCGACGATATGGCTTTCACACAAGGCATTTACACCGATGAGAAGACGGTGGAGAAAATACTTCATATCATCCACCAGTTGGAACCGGCGGGAGTAGGGGCACGCGATCTGCAGGAATGCCTTTTGCTGCAACTGAAGCAAAAAACACCGACACAGGAAGTAGCGCTGGCCATAGACATCCTCGAGCAACAGTTTGATGCGTTCAGCCATAAGTATTATGATAAACTGATGCAGAAGTTCGGGGTGACCTCTGCGGAGCTGAAAAACGCCATCCACCTTATTGAAAAACTGAATCCGAAGCCTGGCGGTTCTTACGCAAGCCGTGTGACTGAAAATATTGTTCCTGATTTTACGATCAGGATTGTAGACGGCGAATTACAATTGACATTAAACGGGCGCAATGCCCCTTCTTTACACGTTTCCAAAGATTATCAGGAAATGATGCAAACGTATAAGGAATCACGCGATAAATCTACAGCACAGCGCGATGCGGTGCAGTTTATCAAGCATAAACTCGATTCTGCGAAATGGTTTATCGATGCAATACGCCAGCGCCAGGAAACTTTGTTGGTGACGATGAATGCGATTATGCACTACCAGAAAGATTATTTCCTTGAAGGCGACGAAGCAGCACTGAAACCAATGATTTTAAAAGACATTGCCGATATGGTCGGGTTGGATATTTCAACCATTTCACGTGTTGCAAACAGCAAATATGTCGAAACGCCATACGGTACAAAACTGATCAAGGAATTTTTCTCCGAAGGGTTGACCAACGACCAGGGAGAAGAAGTTTCCACTATAGAGATCAGGAAAATCCTGCGCGAAATTATTGATGAGGAAGATAAGGACAAGCCTTTAAATGATGACCTGCTTGCTGAAATCCTGAAAGAGAAAGGCTATCTTATAGCGCGTCGTACCATTGCAAAATACCGCGAACAACTTGATATTCCAGTAGCGAGGATGCGCCGGAAAATTTAA
- the asnS gene encoding asparagine--tRNA ligase has translation MKHTKIKDLLAATQPMKDINAKGWVRTFRNSQFIALNDGSTIHNIQCVVDFENTPETELKRITTGAAVSIIGDLVESQGAGQKFEIQARSFEILGDSDAEKFPMQPKKHSLEFLRENAHLRVRTNAFGAIMRVRSVLSYAVHKYFQDKGFVYVNTPIITGADAEGAGEMFQVTSLPLDNLPKNEEGNINYKEDFFGKHTNLTVSGQLEGETFAMALGQIYTFGPTFRAENSNTSRHLAEFWMIEPEVAFNDLNDNMDLAEDFIQYVVKYAVDHCKDDLKFLEGRLLEEEKSKPQAERSEMALLEKLDFVLSHSFKRVSYTEAIDILKDSTPNKKKKFQYLITEWGADLQSEHERFLVEKHFKCPVILYDYPANIKAFYMRLNEDGKTVRAMDILFPGIGEIVGGSQREERYDVLVEKMRKLGIDEEELWWYLDTRRFGSAVHSGFGLGFERLVLFVTGMTNIRDVIPFPRTPQNAEF, from the coding sequence ATGAAACACACCAAGATTAAGGATTTGCTTGCGGCGACGCAGCCGATGAAAGACATTAACGCGAAAGGATGGGTTCGTACCTTCAGGAATAGCCAGTTTATTGCGCTGAATGACGGTTCGACGATCCATAATATCCAGTGTGTGGTCGATTTTGAAAATACGCCGGAAACGGAATTGAAACGCATTACGACAGGTGCGGCGGTCTCTATCATCGGCGATTTGGTAGAGAGCCAGGGCGCGGGGCAGAAGTTTGAGATTCAGGCGCGTTCCTTCGAAATCCTTGGTGATTCTGATGCAGAGAAGTTTCCGATGCAGCCGAAGAAACATTCATTGGAATTCCTGCGTGAGAATGCGCATTTGCGTGTGCGTACGAATGCTTTTGGTGCGATTATGCGTGTGCGTTCGGTGTTGTCATATGCGGTGCACAAATATTTCCAGGATAAAGGATTTGTTTATGTAAACACGCCGATCATTACCGGTGCCGATGCGGAAGGCGCGGGTGAAATGTTCCAGGTGACATCGTTGCCACTGGACAATTTGCCGAAAAACGAAGAAGGAAACATCAATTACAAGGAGGATTTCTTTGGAAAACATACAAACCTGACCGTTTCCGGGCAATTGGAAGGCGAGACGTTCGCGATGGCTTTAGGCCAGATTTATACTTTCGGACCGACTTTCAGGGCGGAGAATTCTAATACTTCACGTCACCTTGCCGAATTCTGGATGATTGAGCCGGAAGTGGCGTTCAATGACCTGAACGACAACATGGATCTTGCTGAAGATTTCATTCAGTATGTGGTGAAATATGCGGTTGATCATTGTAAAGATGACTTGAAATTTCTGGAAGGCCGTTTGCTTGAGGAGGAAAAATCAAAGCCACAGGCTGAACGCAGTGAAATGGCACTTTTGGAAAAACTGGATTTCGTGTTAAGCCACAGCTTCAAGCGCGTTTCATACACCGAAGCGATTGATATCTTAAAAGATTCCACGCCAAATAAGAAAAAGAAATTCCAATACCTGATAACAGAATGGGGTGCCGATTTACAAAGCGAGCATGAGCGTTTCCTTGTGGAGAAACACTTCAAATGCCCGGTGATTTTATATGATTATCCTGCAAATATTAAGGCATTTTACATGCGTTTGAACGAAGACGGCAAGACCGTACGTGCGATGGATATCCTTTTCCCCGGAATTGGTGAAATCGTCGGCGGTTCGCAAAGGGAAGAACGTTATGATGTATTGGTCGAGAAAATGCGAAAGCTCGGTATAGATGAGGAAGAATTGTGGTGGTACCTTGATACGCGCCGTTTCGGAAGTGCCGTTCACTCAGGATTCGGTTTGGGATTTGAAAGACTGGTGCTTTTCGTGACGGGCATGACCAACATCCGTGATGTGATCCCGTTTCCGAGGACACCGCAGAATGCGGAGTTCTAA
- a CDS encoding efflux RND transporter permease subunit produces the protein MKKRINPGFWEAVARIILKNRNFILGIIAAITIFLGWQCKNLAMTYTEANLLPQKHIVNQQYADFLDKFGEEGNLVVIGVKDNAFFTPKAYAAWNELMGSLKKSPDVELVVSLNDLKKLHKDTIAQKFEMVPLIDQNRTNDPAYLAAIKDELFNRLPFYEGLLFNKQSGSIRSAIYLKKSIVNTAERKTFIVENLVPKIEKFEKAANIDLRVSGMPYIRTINAENMKGEIGLFIGAALLTVSVIFFFFFRSFRATFISIGILLFGVVWSFGTLGMFHYKITILTAIVPPLIIVIGITNCIFLINKYQQEIKIHHNQAKALQRVISKIGVATLMTNMTTAIGFATFMITGNDLLFEFGLVTSINVISVYLLTLMVVPIMYSFMSVPKEKHLYHLSKNYISSLLDWVEKTVRTKRTVIYSIYGLLLVFSVIGVSQMKVSGSLIGEMPKSASFFKDILFFEKEFNGVMPLEIMIHQKKGKAINPKTLEKVEELQQTIAGIPELSKPVSVVNFAKYLNQTYYNGNPEYYQLPNNNEQAFVLTYAKSMMKSKGKGDNLMKSYVDSTAHYIRITTFMKDIGTDKMALIEKKLRAKVDEVFPKGNFEVTLTGKALVFQKGTAYLVDNLIESLIFAILTIALLMAYLFRSVKMVMASLITNVLPLCITSGLMGYFGIPLKPSTILVFSIAFGISVDNAIQFMAKYRHDLIQNDGRVKKSIFSAIRETGISTFYTSIVLIFGFAIFTVSSFSGTIALGGLISVTLLFAMFANLLVLPALVLTFEKKRAKKELD, from the coding sequence ATGAAGAAGCGCATTAATCCGGGATTTTGGGAAGCCGTTGCCCGAATTATTTTAAAGAACAGGAATTTCATCCTCGGTATCATTGCCGCCATCACGATTTTTCTCGGGTGGCAATGTAAAAACCTCGCCATGACATATACGGAAGCAAATCTGCTTCCGCAGAAACACATTGTAAACCAGCAATATGCTGACTTTCTTGATAAGTTTGGGGAAGAAGGAAATTTGGTCGTAATCGGCGTAAAGGACAATGCTTTTTTCACGCCAAAAGCTTATGCCGCCTGGAATGAACTGATGGGCAGCCTGAAAAAAAGCCCTGATGTGGAATTGGTGGTTTCCTTAAACGATCTTAAAAAACTGCACAAGGACACTATCGCCCAGAAATTTGAAATGGTGCCGTTGATCGACCAAAACCGTACAAATGACCCGGCATATCTTGCAGCCATAAAGGATGAATTGTTCAACCGCTTGCCGTTTTATGAAGGATTGCTGTTCAATAAACAATCGGGAAGCATCCGTTCAGCAATTTACCTGAAGAAAAGTATCGTCAATACCGCGGAGAGGAAAACTTTCATCGTGGAAAACCTGGTTCCGAAGATTGAAAAATTTGAAAAAGCCGCCAACATCGACCTGCGCGTGTCCGGAATGCCATACATCCGGACGATTAATGCCGAGAATATGAAAGGCGAGATCGGGCTTTTTATTGGGGCTGCGTTGCTGACCGTTTCGGTGATTTTCTTCTTTTTCTTTCGGTCGTTCCGTGCGACATTCATTTCGATCGGGATTTTACTTTTTGGGGTGGTCTGGTCTTTCGGGACGCTGGGCATGTTCCATTATAAAATCACGATTTTAACGGCTATTGTACCGCCGTTAATCATCGTCATCGGGATTACGAACTGCATTTTCCTGATCAACAAATACCAGCAGGAAATCAAGATACACCACAACCAGGCGAAAGCATTGCAGCGTGTGATTTCTAAAATTGGGGTCGCAACGTTAATGACGAACATGACCACCGCAATTGGCTTTGCGACATTCATGATTACAGGAAATGATTTGCTGTTTGAATTCGGTTTGGTGACGTCAATCAACGTGATTTCAGTGTATTTACTTACGCTGATGGTTGTCCCGATAATGTACAGTTTCATGTCGGTGCCCAAGGAAAAGCATTTGTACCACTTAAGCAAAAATTATATTTCGTCGTTGCTGGACTGGGTTGAGAAAACCGTAAGGACAAAACGCACGGTGATTTACAGCATTTACGGACTGTTGCTGGTTTTCAGCGTGATCGGGGTTTCGCAGATGAAAGTGTCCGGAAGCCTGATCGGGGAAATGCCGAAGTCAGCCTCGTTTTTTAAAGACATTCTGTTCTTCGAAAAGGAATTCAACGGTGTCATGCCGCTTGAAATCATGATCCACCAGAAAAAAGGGAAAGCCATTAACCCGAAAACGCTGGAAAAAGTAGAAGAGCTGCAGCAGACGATTGCCGGAATCCCCGAGCTTTCCAAACCGGTTTCGGTGGTGAATTTTGCCAAATATCTGAACCAGACCTACTACAACGGCAATCCTGAATATTACCAATTGCCGAATAATAATGAGCAGGCTTTTGTGCTGACCTACGCCAAAAGCATGATGAAAAGCAAGGGCAAAGGCGACAACCTGATGAAAAGCTATGTCGATTCGACCGCACATTATATCAGGATTACAACGTTCATGAAAGACATTGGGACCGATAAGATGGCGCTCATCGAAAAGAAACTCCGCGCCAAAGTAGATGAAGTCTTCCCAAAAGGAAATTTTGAAGTGACCCTGACCGGCAAAGCGCTGGTATTCCAGAAAGGCACGGCATATCTGGTGGACAACCTGATCGAATCGCTGATTTTCGCGATTTTGACTATTGCATTATTGATGGCCTATTTGTTCCGTTCTGTAAAAATGGTAATGGCATCTTTGATTACGAATGTATTGCCGTTGTGCATTACCTCGGGATTGATGGGCTATTTCGGGATTCCGCTGAAGCCGTCGACGATATTGGTTTTCAGTATTGCATTCGGGATTTCTGTGGACAATGCGATACAGTTCATGGCAAAATACAGGCACGACCTGATCCAGAACGACGGGCGCGTCAAGAAATCGATCTTCAGCGCTATACGCGAAACGGGCATCAGTACTTTTTATACGTCAATCGTATTGATTTTCGGATTTGCGATTTTCACGGTGTCGAGCTTCAGCGGGACGATCGCCTTGGGCGGACTGATTTCGGTGACGTTGTTGTTTGCCATGTTTGCCAATTTGCTTGTGCTTCCGGCATTGGTGCTGACGTTCGAGAAGAAACGTGCCAAAAAGGAACTGGACTAA